One window of the Methanobrevibacter oralis genome contains the following:
- a CDS encoding archaeosine biosynthesis radical SAM protein RaSEA, with product MEIENLCKEIRTKSFERKDPKTPEEVGASWYNDDLTYNGVAKTLFIILPTPGCSWALGDGGGCTMCSYVSDCTLESIDSETILRIFNEHLSKHPITKEERIAVKLFASGSFLNPHELPKDARDEILKTLVNLGNVDEIIVESRTEYIKEEYLDEIFEIIGDTLFEISIGLETSNDYTRINKINKGFTLKDFNNAINMIQTLRNKKNYNLKSKAYIFVKPILTSEKQCVDEAIKTAEYCDSIGVDRLSFCPATIHGGTLIERFWRKGAYQPPWIWSCIEIINTVRSKLDISSLLDTSGFGSRRGPYNCKKCNKDLKHLIIAKNLTQELIEYDCECKSEWLAEINNADMNYSNVEIKHLPLY from the coding sequence ATGGAAATTGAAAATTTGTGTAAAGAAATTAGGACAAAATCTTTTGAGAGAAAAGATCCTAAAACTCCTGAAGAAGTTGGAGCTAGTTGGTATAATGACGATTTAACTTATAATGGTGTTGCAAAAACCCTATTTATTATACTTCCCACACCAGGATGTTCATGGGCTTTAGGAGATGGTGGGGGATGTACAATGTGTAGTTATGTATCTGATTGTACACTTGAGTCTATTGATAGTGAAACAATTCTTAGAATTTTTAATGAACATTTATCCAAACATCCAATAACTAAAGAAGAAAGGATTGCAGTAAAATTATTTGCTTCAGGTAGTTTTTTAAACCCTCATGAACTTCCAAAAGATGCTCGTGATGAAATTTTAAAAACCTTGGTTAATTTAGGTAATGTTGATGAAATTATTGTTGAATCAAGAACAGAATACATCAAAGAAGAATATTTAGATGAAATCTTTGAAATTATTGGAGATACATTATTTGAAATAAGTATTGGTCTTGAAACTTCCAATGATTATACTAGAATTAATAAAATCAACAAAGGATTTACTCTTAAAGATTTTAATAATGCAATTAATATGATACAAACATTAAGAAATAAAAAGAATTATAATCTCAAATCTAAAGCATATATCTTTGTAAAACCAATTTTAACTTCTGAAAAACAATGCGTTGATGAAGCTATAAAAACAGCTGAATATTGTGATTCAATTGGCGTAGATAGACTTTCATTTTGTCCAGCAACAATACACGGAGGAACTTTAATTGAAAGATTTTGGAGAAAAGGAGCTTATCAACCTCCATGGATTTGGAGTTGTATTGAAATTATTAATACAGTCCGGTCAAAATTAGACATTTCCTCACTACTCGATACATCAGGGTTTGGTTCTAGACGAGGCCCTTATAATTGTAAAAAATGCAATAAAGATTTGAAACATTTAATAATTGCTAAAAATTTAACACAAGAACTTATTGAATATGACTGTGAATGTAAAAGTGAGTGGTTAGCTGAAATTAATAATGCTGATATGAATTATTCAAATGTTGAAATAAAACATTTACCATTATATTAA
- a CDS encoding DUF308 domain-containing protein, with protein MKTKFISLFAIILGIFIIAFPMFGVIGVSAILGLSVLFLAIYSLMVGIAIIDYNTTGSILDLILGMLLLILSIGLIFNPSLLGILTELSLYIAGIILIIGGLVALLNNRSSRYGFYIGIIGIILGVLYIIIGTYLSNPIILGSFIGIWLIINGILKLIDR; from the coding sequence ATGAAAACTAAATTTATTAGTTTATTCGCTATTATTTTAGGAATATTTATTATTGCATTTCCAATGTTTGGAGTTATTGGAGTTAGTGCAATTCTTGGATTATCCGTTTTATTCCTAGCTATTTATTCCCTTATGGTTGGAATAGCTATTATCGATTATAACACCACAGGTTCAATATTAGATTTAATTTTAGGAATGTTACTTTTAATATTAAGCATAGGTTTAATATTTAATCCTTCTTTACTTGGAATTTTAACCGAGCTTTCATTATATATTGCAGGAATAATATTAATTATTGGAGGACTTGTAGCTCTTTTAAATAATCGTAGTAGTCGTTATGGATTCTATATTGGAATTATTGGAATCATTTTAGGGGTATTGTATATAATTATCGGAACTTACCTTTCAAATCCAATTATTCTTGGTTCATTTATAGGTATTTGGTTAATAATTAATGGTATCTTAAAATTAATAGATAGATAA